In Helianthus annuus cultivar XRQ/B chromosome 8, HanXRQr2.0-SUNRISE, whole genome shotgun sequence, a single genomic region encodes these proteins:
- the LOC110870411 gene encoding uncharacterized protein LOC110870411, whose product MNVQHPSLPKADNDVLKIEVMNFNSLRIIKNLAHRRYKESVPSRKLFAALDVSDESESDSDDEGGDGGDTGAVGASSVGTTGGTSVGGTSAGGVSAGDTSAGGDDEADSDSDDDHLLEPGYEMYLDERGVKRYRKIRQEDDPEYVPSDPETERARKRKAEKSAEHHKKKKSRRYLSTSSRGSVPQTPVPEPPVVSSPPAAQPVSPEEIPQRSMAASIRATTAQPSGERQRIFSEMTQEEKNNFLFSQYEVAADRIQRQTDFIRITKNDQISHQVEIDRLKSTVGEQQAIIQRQQAEIDHLKAENIRLRAADEER is encoded by the exons ATGAATGTCCAACATCCGAGTCTTCCAAAAGCAGACAACGATGTGCTGAAAATAGAGGTTATGAACTTCAATTCGTTAAGAATTATCAAGAATCTAGCTCACAGAAGATACAAGGAGAGCGTTCCTTCGAGAAAGTTATTTGCTGCTCTTG ATGTGTCTGATGAATCggaaagtgatagtgatgatgaaggtggtgatggtggtgatacTGGTGCCGTTGGTGCATCAAGTGTTGGAACTACTGGTGGTACATCAGTGGGAGGTACCTCAGCAGGGGGAGTGTCAGCGGGTGACACATCAGCCGGTGGTGATGATGAggctgattctgattctgatgatgatcatTTGCTCGAACCGGGATACGAGATGTATCTGGATGAACGCGGTGTAAAAAGATACAGGAAGATCAGACAAGAAGATGATCCGGAATACGTTCCTTCTGATCCTGAAACGGAACGTGCAAGGAAAAGGAAAGCAGAAAAGTCTGCAGAACATCACAAAAAGAAGAAGTCTCGAAGATACTTAAGTACCTCCTCACGAGGATCTGTGCCACAAACTCCTGTTCCAGAACCACCTGTGGTATCTTCACCTCCTGCGGCTCAACCTGTATCTCCTGAGGAGATTCCACAAAGATCCATGGCCGCTTCAATTAGAGCAACCACTGCTCAGCCTAGTGGTGAACGTCAAAGGATCTTCTCGGAAATGACTCAAGAAGAAAAGAATAACTTCCTGTTCTCTCAATATGAGGTTGCAGCAGACCGTATTCAGAGACAGACTGATTTCATTCGGATTACGAAGAATGATCAAATCAGTCATCAGGTGGAGATTGATAGGTTAAAATCTACTGTTGGCGAACAACAAGCTATCATACAACGCCAACAAGCTGAGATCGATCATCTTAAGGCTGAAAACATCCGTTTAAGAGCTGCAGACGAAGAAAGATAA